In one Gossypium hirsutum isolate 1008001.06 chromosome D09, Gossypium_hirsutum_v2.1, whole genome shotgun sequence genomic region, the following are encoded:
- the LOC107890556 gene encoding uncharacterized protein has protein sequence MGRSSWSRGVGNLRSFIGNSMGGLRGGANLASWVVAGTLAYFLWVKPSQDLKKQQQERAALAASDPYRYIEKRKPIPDPQENGLIYGNKKKTDSKTEE, from the exons ATGGGGAGGAGCAGTTGGAGCAGAGGAGTGGGGAATTTGAGATCATTCATAGGTAATTCAATGGGAGGTCTTAGAGGAGGTGCCAATTTAGCTTCTTGGGTTGTTGCTGGAACTCTCGCTTATTTCCTTTGGGTGAAACCTTCTCAAGATCTCAAAAAACAGCAACAG GAAAGGGCAGCTCTTGCAGCTTCGGATCCTTATCGCTATATAGAGAAACGAAAACCAATCCCTGATCCCCAG GAAAATGGATTGATATACGGCAACAAGAAGAAAACTGATAGTAAAACAGAGGAATAA